From the genome of Persephonella atlantica:
CAATGTTTCCATCCTGATAAAGCCCTGATTTTGTGATGTTTGCAGAGCCTACGACCGCCTTTTTGTTATCTATGATAACAAACTTTGAGTGGATGTCTGGATTGAGGAATATTTTTCCTTTTAACTGCTGAATTGTGCGAAGAACATCCGGGTCTGTTATTAAAAAATCTTCAAGCTCAGAGTCCCTTACAATGACCTCTAAATTTACATTTTTTTCTGGAAGTAACTCCTTGAAAACTTCAGATTTAATCCACGGAGAGGATATTTTTATACTGTTTTGTGCCTGGGAAAAGAGATTTTTTAGAAATGGGAGTATCTCCTCTTTTGAAAGGAGTTTCATCAGTTCCTCGTTTTTTTATAAAGATAAAGAGAGAAGAAAGGTATGACAAGAAGTCAGACAGGAAAAAACTCCTATCTGACCGCTTTTTTCACCTTACCTGCTTTCAGACATTTTGCACACACATATATTCTTTTTGTTGAACCGTCAGGCATAACTGCCTTTACCCTCTGTAGGTTAGGTCTCCATACCCTTTTTGACGTGGTTGCAGAGTGGGCAACCCTGTTGCCGTGAGCTGTTTTCTTACCGCATATCTGACAGACTGCCATTTTCTTCCTCCACTTTTGATTAACGAAATAAATAATATATCACAAATGCTAATCAATATCCATCTTACCGGGATTTATAAGATTCTTCGGGTCAAAAACCCTTTTTATACCTTTCATTATCTCCATCTCTGCAGGTCTGAACTGTTTTTTCATAAAGGGAGCCTTTGTTATTCCAACACCGTGCTCACCTGTGATAGAACCTCCATAAGACAGTGCAAGTTCAAAAACCTCTTCAACAGCCTTCTCTGTTCTTTTTAGCTCATCCTCATCTCTGCCGTCAATCATAAAGTTTGCGTGGACATTTCCATCTCCAATATGCCCAAAGTTTACCATCTTCAGGTTGTACTTTTTTCCTATCTCTCTCAGTTTTGGCAGTGCTTCAGGAAGATAACTTCGTGGAAAAACAATGTCTTCGTTAATCTTTACTCTACCAAGTTTTGAAACTGCCGGAGAAAGTGCCCTTCTTGCCTCCCACAGTTTTTCCGCTTCTTTTTGGTTTCTTGCTATGCTGACCTTTGCTCCGTTTCTTTCACATATCCTTGCCACCTCTGTAATCTGCTCGTCAATAGCCAGCGGATGACCGTCAACCTCTATGAGCAATAAAACTTCTGCGTCCCTTGGAAGTCCAAAATGTCCAAAGTCCTCAACAGCATTGATAGCCAACTTATCCATAAACTCAAGGGCTGAAGGCTGTATTCCAGCTTTGAATATATCTTTCACAGTCTTCCCTACAGATGCTATATCAGAAAATATTGCCATTGCTGTCTTTGCAGATTGAGGTTTAGGTATCAGTTTCACTGTTATCTCTGTAAACAGTCCAAGGGTTCCTTCACTGCCTATAAACAGCCGAGTAAGGTCGTATCCAGCAACATCTTTCAGTGTTGGTTTGCCTGTATGTATTATCTCTCCTGTGTGCACGACAGTATTCAGCTCCATTATGTATTCCCTTGTAACCCCGTATTTGACACATCTGGGACCACCTGCATTTTCAGCAACATTCCCTCCAATTGTGCAGTACTTGTAGCTTGCAGGGTCTGGTGGGTAAAACAGTCCAACCTTTTCAACAGCTTTCTGAAGTCTGTATGTGATAACCCCCGGCTGAACTCTTGCTATGGCGTTGTCCTCATCTATCTCTAAAATCCTGTCCATCTTTTCAAAGGAAACAACCACTCCTCCTTTAACAGGCAGTGCTCCGCCTGTATAACCAGAACCAGCTCCCCTTGGAGTTACAGGAATACCTTCCTCATAACATATCTGAACTATTTTTTGAACCTGCTCCTGATTTTCAGGTATAGCAACAAGCTCAGGGAGCATCTTTATTCTCGTTGCATCGTAAGAATACAGAAGCCTGTCCATACTGTCGTCAAGACAGTTTTCCTCTCCTAATATCTCTTTCAGTGCTCTTTTAACTCTATCTGGAACTTTTATCACCTCTTTCTGTTTTATCTCAAACATCTCTATCTCCTTTTTATTTTAGATAATAACTAAAATATACAACCAGTGGAATGATATCAATCACTATTGATACTGTAAAGAGAGATATTGATATTTTCAATTAAAAATGCCAGTTAGAAAATGCTAACTTTATTAGATAAATCATATGGAAATTTGTAAAAATATTATATCTTTATATAAAAATAATATAATGGAGGAAAAAAGTTGTTTTTAGACAGGGATACATACCAGAAAATACATATATCTGTACAGGAACTTAAAGAAAAGATAGACAGTAATGAAGATTTTATACTTCTTGACGTTAGAGAACCTCAGGAGTATGAGTTTTCAAGAATCAGAGAAAAAGAAGCTATGCTTGTCCCTCTGATGAAACTGCCGTCTGTCATCGGAAAACTACCAAAGGATAAGCCTATATACGTTATATGCAGGAGTGGAAACAGAAGTCTTCAGGCGACTCTGTGGCTTATGCAACATGGTTATGAAAATGTAAAAAACGTTGAAGGGGGAATTCTTGCCTGGAGTGATTACATAGACCCAACAGTAAGAAAGTATTAAAAATCCCCCTCCCTCCTTTCCTTCCAAGCCGTTTCCTCCCTCACCTCCATATATGGAGGTTTAAACTATCGAAAGCATCAGATCAAGAGGCTTTCTGGCTTTCTGGATAATATCGTCAGGAAGTACAATCTCGTTTGTTTCGTTTTCTAAAACATCTGCTATCTTGTCTAATGTGTTCTTTTTCATGTCACAGCAGTGAACAGTTCCGCAGTAGTCTGCATTTACAGGAAATATATAATTTTTCTCTGGATTAATTTTTTCCAGCCAGTGTTTCAGACCAACCTCTGTTCCTATAATTACGTTCTTTGACTCACAGGTTGTTGCATACTCAATAATCTGTGATGTACTTCCAACAAAGTCAGCTATTTTCACCGTTTCTGTATTACACTCAGGATGGACAGCTATCTTTGCATCAGGATACTTTTCTTTTAGAGCAAGAAGCTGGTCAGGTGTAAGGTTAAAATGAGGAGGACAGAAACCTTTCCACAGTATAAACTCCTTTTCTGGAACCTGTTTTGCAATGTATGAGCCTAAAAACTGGTCTGGAACAAATATTATTTTCTTCGCATCTAATTTTTTAACAACCTTTACTGCATTTCTTGAGGTAACTATAACATCAGATACTGTTTTAACATCAGCATTGGTGTTTATGTAAGATACTACTATGGCATCTGGGTGCTGTTTTTTCAGGTTTAATACTCCTTCAACTGTTGCCATATCTGCCATTGGACAGCCGCTTTCAGGGTTTGGATGAAGAACTTTTTTGTCTGGATTTAGTATCTTTGCCGTTTCAGCCATAAACTTTACGCCAGCAAAAACGATAATGTCTGCATCTGTTTCCTGTGCTCTCCTTGCAAGTTCCAGTGAATCTCCAACAACATCTGCTATGTCCTGTATCTCTCCCCTCTGATAGTAATGGGCAAGTATAATGGCATTTTTCTTTTTTCTAAGGCTGTTTATCTTTTCAATAAGCTGTTGCTGTCTTTCATCAATGACTGCTGTCAATCTTACCTCCTTGAAATAAAACAGTGTTTGATTTTGTTATTAAAATATATATAATCAGTCTCTATTTTTCAAATTTTTTTATGGCTTTTTCTGTTGGGATTCTACCTTTGTGTGTTTTCTGGATGTAGCCTTTTCTGAGCAGGTAAGGCTCTATAAGCTCTTCCACTGTGTTTCTGCTTTCTGAAAGGGCTGAAGAAATGGTAGACAGACCAACAGGTCTGCAACCAAATCTGTTAACCAAAACATCCAGATAACTCCTGTCTTTTTCGTCCAGCCCGTCCTCATCAATGCCTAAAAATGTAAGAGCATTTACAGCTGTATCTCTGTCCACTATCCCATTGCTGTGTATAACAGCATAATCATGAACTCTCTTTAAAAGTCTGTTTGCATTCCTCGGCGTTCCCCTTGACCTTTTTGCAATCTCGTAAGCAGCATCATCAGATATTTCAATACCCATTATAACGGCAGACCTTTTTATTATCTGCTTCAGGGAATCTTCATCGTAGTAATCCATATTCAGTACAATACCAAAACGCGAAAGCAAAGGTGATGTCAGCATACCTGCCCTTGTTGTGGCTCCTATCAGCGTAAACTTTGGCAGGCTTATACTGACAGTTCTTGATGAGCTTCCCTTCCCAATTATTATGTCTAACCTGAACTCTTCTATAGCCGGGTATAGCGCCTCCTCAATAGAAGAATTGAGCCTGTGGATTTCATCTATAAATAGAATATCTCCCTCTTCAAGTGAAGAGAGTATTCCGGCAAGATCTCCCTTTTTCTCTAAAACAGGTCCTGAGGTAAAGATAATATTCTTTCCCAGCTCATTAGCAATAATCTGGGCAAGGGTTGTCTTTCCCAGACCAGGAGGTCCACTTATCAGAACGTGGTCAAGCAACTCTCCTTTTCTTTTACTTGCTTCAATAAACAGTTTTAT
Proteins encoded in this window:
- the ruvB gene encoding Holliday junction branch migration DNA helicase RuvB, whose protein sequence is MDKEIFVDASLRPRFLKDYIGQDKVKQQIKLFIEASKRKGELLDHVLISGPPGLGKTTLAQIIANELGKNIIFTSGPVLEKKGDLAGILSSLEEGDILFIDEIHRLNSSIEEALYPAIEEFRLDIIIGKGSSSRTVSISLPKFTLIGATTRAGMLTSPLLSRFGIVLNMDYYDEDSLKQIIKRSAVIMGIEISDDAAYEIAKRSRGTPRNANRLLKRVHDYAVIHSNGIVDRDTAVNALTFLGIDEDGLDEKDRSYLDVLVNRFGCRPVGLSTISSALSESRNTVEELIEPYLLRKGYIQKTHKGRIPTEKAIKKFEK
- the nadA gene encoding quinolinate synthase NadA; its protein translation is MTAVIDERQQQLIEKINSLRKKKNAIILAHYYQRGEIQDIADVVGDSLELARRAQETDADIIVFAGVKFMAETAKILNPDKKVLHPNPESGCPMADMATVEGVLNLKKQHPDAIVVSYINTNADVKTVSDVIVTSRNAVKVVKKLDAKKIIFVPDQFLGSYIAKQVPEKEFILWKGFCPPHFNLTPDQLLALKEKYPDAKIAVHPECNTETVKIADFVGSTSQIIEYATTCESKNVIIGTEVGLKHWLEKINPEKNYIFPVNADYCGTVHCCDMKKNTLDKIADVLENETNEIVLPDDIIQKARKPLDLMLSIV
- a CDS encoding rhodanese-like domain-containing protein yields the protein MFLDRDTYQKIHISVQELKEKIDSNEDFILLDVREPQEYEFSRIREKEAMLVPLMKLPSVIGKLPKDKPIYVICRSGNRSLQATLWLMQHGYENVKNVEGGILAWSDYIDPTVRKY
- the rpmB gene encoding 50S ribosomal protein L28, translated to MAVCQICGKKTAHGNRVAHSATTSKRVWRPNLQRVKAVMPDGSTKRIYVCAKCLKAGKVKKAVR
- a CDS encoding FAD-binding oxidoreductase — protein: MFEIKQKEVIKVPDRVKRALKEILGEENCLDDSMDRLLYSYDATRIKMLPELVAIPENQEQVQKIVQICYEEGIPVTPRGAGSGYTGGALPVKGGVVVSFEKMDRILEIDEDNAIARVQPGVITYRLQKAVEKVGLFYPPDPASYKYCTIGGNVAENAGGPRCVKYGVTREYIMELNTVVHTGEIIHTGKPTLKDVAGYDLTRLFIGSEGTLGLFTEITVKLIPKPQSAKTAMAIFSDIASVGKTVKDIFKAGIQPSALEFMDKLAINAVEDFGHFGLPRDAEVLLLIEVDGHPLAIDEQITEVARICERNGAKVSIARNQKEAEKLWEARRALSPAVSKLGRVKINEDIVFPRSYLPEALPKLREIGKKYNLKMVNFGHIGDGNVHANFMIDGRDEDELKRTEKAVEEVFELALSYGGSITGEHGVGITKAPFMKKQFRPAEMEIMKGIKRVFDPKNLINPGKMDID